A window of Pseudodesulfovibrio hydrargyri contains these coding sequences:
- the thyX gene encoding FAD-dependent thymidylate synthase, translating to MPEKQLRVEFLAMTPDALSLIYAAFRQCYHAGFVADMWPRLLSGEIDPQVQADFVSKTMESGHDSPVEHVSMTFAVEGISRACSHQVVRHRIASYSQQSQRYVAENDMDYILPPAIARIPEAKERFETFMAEVQSAYSDLRDILVANGRKSKANEDARFVLPQAAETKIVLTMNCRSLHHFFHLRCCNRAQWEVRAMADAMLAICKDKLPAIFANGGARCEQLGYCPESPKFACGKYPTRDCQG from the coding sequence ATGCCGGAAAAGCAACTCAGGGTCGAATTCCTGGCCATGACCCCCGACGCCCTGTCCCTCATCTATGCCGCGTTCCGGCAATGCTACCACGCCGGGTTCGTGGCCGACATGTGGCCCCGGCTGCTCTCCGGCGAGATCGACCCGCAGGTTCAGGCCGACTTCGTGTCCAAGACCATGGAGTCGGGCCACGACAGCCCCGTCGAGCACGTGTCCATGACCTTTGCCGTGGAAGGCATCTCCCGGGCCTGCTCCCACCAGGTCGTCCGGCACCGCATCGCCTCCTACTCCCAGCAGAGCCAGCGCTACGTGGCCGAAAACGACATGGACTACATCCTGCCCCCGGCCATCGCCAGGATTCCCGAGGCGAAAGAGCGCTTCGAAACGTTCATGGCCGAGGTCCAGTCCGCCTACTCGGACCTGCGTGACATCCTGGTGGCCAACGGGCGCAAGTCCAAGGCCAACGAGGACGCCCGTTTCGTCCTGCCCCAGGCCGCCGAAACCAAGATCGTCCTGACCATGAACTGCCGCAGCCTGCACCATTTCTTCCACCTGCGCTGCTGCAACCGCGCCCAATGGGAGGTCCGGGCCATGGCCGACGCCATGCTGGCCATCTGCAAGGACAAGCTTCCGGCCATTTTCGCCAACGGCGGCGCCCGCTGCGAACAGCTCGGATATTGCCCGGAATCCCCCAAATTCGCCTGCGGGAAGTATCCGACCCGTGATTGTCAGGGATAG
- the dnaA gene encoding chromosomal replication initiator protein DnaA, with translation MIDTAWKQILYSLEKSLNPGLFTVWIKPLQGRVEGNRLTLTAPNEFVANWVRDRLLQVIRESAAEVLGAEPRITINIGARQPSPKATPAVGKTKAVAERAPQHMGLPLGQSLKPVTVSNWRFSFDDFVVGPSNELACAASKSIGSTAFNSDHLFLSSGPGLGKTHLLQSVGNELCRTANRKNLRVACLSSEEFATRWVLAFKSGQVNQFKAQFREALDVLLLEDVHFFQGKEKMQEELLCTLTALRERGSKVVLTSSFMPKEFNKVDDRLVSRFCSGFLAHINRPDMETRRRIILDKARRMQVAVPGEVSELLAERITTDIRQLESCLNNLILKARLLNRDVTMNLAWEVLENYAVRNASPDIGHIIDFICKYYALSEDELRSKSRKRDVVLARNTAFYLARKHTELSLKCIGEHLGRKHSTVLKGITKVEREISLQTPLGRQIENTTQRLTP, from the coding sequence ATGATCGACACTGCCTGGAAGCAAATACTCTACTCTCTCGAGAAGAGCCTCAACCCTGGTCTCTTCACTGTCTGGATTAAACCACTGCAAGGTCGCGTGGAGGGTAACCGGCTTACCCTGACCGCGCCCAACGAGTTCGTGGCCAACTGGGTCCGCGACCGCCTGCTCCAGGTTATCCGCGAATCCGCCGCCGAGGTTCTCGGCGCGGAGCCCCGCATCACCATCAACATCGGCGCGCGCCAGCCCAGCCCCAAGGCGACCCCGGCCGTGGGTAAAACCAAGGCCGTCGCGGAGCGGGCCCCCCAGCATATGGGGCTGCCCCTGGGCCAGTCGCTCAAGCCCGTGACGGTCTCCAACTGGCGCTTCTCCTTCGACGACTTCGTGGTCGGCCCGTCCAACGAGCTGGCCTGCGCGGCCAGCAAGTCCATCGGCTCCACCGCCTTCAATTCCGATCACCTCTTCCTTAGCTCCGGGCCGGGCCTTGGCAAGACCCATCTGCTCCAGTCCGTGGGCAACGAACTGTGCCGCACGGCCAACCGCAAGAACCTCAGGGTCGCCTGCCTGTCCTCCGAAGAGTTCGCCACCCGCTGGGTGCTGGCCTTCAAATCCGGCCAGGTCAACCAGTTCAAGGCCCAGTTCCGCGAAGCCCTCGACGTCCTGCTGCTCGAGGACGTCCACTTTTTCCAGGGCAAGGAGAAGATGCAGGAGGAACTGCTCTGCACCCTGACCGCCCTGCGCGAGCGCGGCAGCAAAGTGGTTTTGACCAGCTCCTTCATGCCCAAGGAATTCAACAAGGTGGACGACCGCCTCGTGTCACGGTTCTGCTCGGGTTTTCTGGCCCACATCAACCGCCCGGACATGGAGACCCGCCGCCGCATCATCCTGGACAAGGCCCGGCGCATGCAGGTCGCGGTGCCCGGCGAAGTCTCCGAACTGCTGGCCGAGCGCATCACCACCGACATCCGCCAGCTAGAGAGCTGTCTGAACAACCTGATCCTCAAGGCGCGCCTGCTCAACCGCGACGTGACCATGAACCTGGCCTGGGAGGTGCTCGAGAACTACGCCGTGCGCAACGCCTCCCCGGACATCGGGCACATCATCGACTTCATCTGCAAATACTACGCCCTGTCCGAAGATGAACTGCGCTCCAAGAGCCGCAAGCGCGACGTGGTCCTGGCCCGGAACACCGCCTTCTACCTGGCCCGCAAACACACCGAACTGTCGCTCAAGTGCATCGGCGAACACCTGGGCCGCAAACACTCCACCGTGCTCAAGGGCATCACCAAGGTGGAACGGGAAATTTCCCTGCAGACGCCGCTGGGACGGCAGATCGAAAACACCACCCAGCGGCTCACGCCGTAA
- a CDS encoding arsenate reductase ArsC → MDRIRVLFVCRHNSGRSQIAEAFLTRFGQGRFEARSAGTEPTAVDPLVIQAMAEVDVDLRGKAAADVRDLLHDSPPYHYVITTSGPDVLKDLPQLPARTARLNWAFPDPEYVTGSKDEQLAAARAIRDDIRTQVIRFLNDF, encoded by the coding sequence ATGGACCGCATCCGCGTACTTTTCGTCTGCCGACACAACAGCGGCCGAAGCCAGATCGCCGAGGCCTTCCTGACCAGGTTCGGCCAGGGCCGGTTCGAGGCCCGCAGTGCCGGGACCGAACCCACCGCCGTCGATCCCCTGGTCATCCAAGCCATGGCCGAAGTGGACGTGGACCTCCGCGGAAAGGCCGCCGCCGACGTCCGCGACCTGCTGCACGACAGCCCCCCCTACCACTACGTGATCACCACCTCCGGCCCGGACGTGCTCAAGGACCTGCCCCAGCTGCCCGCCCGGACCGCACGCCTCAACTGGGCCTTCCCCGATCCCGAATACGTCACCGGCTCAAAGGATGAACAACTCGCTGCCGCCCGCGCCATCCGAGACGACATCCGCACCCAGGTCATCCGCTTTCTGAACGATTTCTAG
- a CDS encoding hydantoinase B/oxoprolinase family protein — translation MQTNPVLLEVFKNRFSSIAEEMGVTLTHTAFSPNIKERRDLSCAVFDADGDMIAQAAHIPVHLGSMPLSVKSAMAAMDERGGFAPGDMAMLNDPFKGGTHLPDITIVAPVFAKGADKPVFHVANRAHHADVGGMASGSMPLSTSLFQEGLIIPPVRIVRGGEVDRELLLLILNNVRTPQEREGDFSAQFMANVTGVRRMTECIGKYGLEACAHYARALMDYSERITRQAVAAIPDGTYEFEDYLEDDGQGARDIAIRLVMTVTGDRAHLDFSRSGDQVRGSVNAVRAITLSAVLYVFRALAARDIPANAGCMRPLAVTTRPGSVVDADFPAAVAGGNVETSQRLVDVLLGALAKALPETMPAASQGTMNNLTIGGRSAKGPFAYYETLAGGMGAGPNHDGESAVHSHMTNTLNTPVEALEYAYPFLVREYAILRGTGGQGAHRGGDGLVREIELLADAEVTVLSERRARAPFGVNGGLPGAPGRNVLIRDGRPGPEPGKFHQTLRTGDRVRIETPGGGGFGEPEGD, via the coding sequence ATGCAGACCAACCCCGTCCTCCTCGAAGTCTTCAAGAACCGCTTCTCCTCCATCGCCGAGGAGATGGGCGTGACCCTGACGCACACCGCGTTCTCGCCCAACATCAAGGAGCGCCGCGACCTGTCCTGCGCGGTCTTCGACGCGGACGGCGACATGATCGCCCAGGCCGCGCACATCCCGGTGCACCTCGGGTCCATGCCCCTGTCCGTCAAGTCCGCCATGGCGGCCATGGACGAGCGCGGCGGGTTCGCGCCGGGCGACATGGCCATGCTCAACGACCCGTTCAAGGGCGGCACCCACCTGCCGGACATCACCATCGTGGCCCCGGTCTTCGCCAAAGGCGCGGACAAGCCGGTCTTCCACGTGGCCAACCGCGCCCACCACGCGGACGTGGGCGGCATGGCCTCCGGGTCCATGCCCCTGTCCACCTCCCTGTTCCAGGAGGGGCTGATCATCCCGCCCGTGCGCATCGTGCGCGGCGGCGAAGTGGACCGCGAGCTCCTGCTGCTCATCCTGAACAACGTGCGCACCCCGCAAGAGCGCGAGGGCGACTTCTCGGCCCAGTTCATGGCCAACGTCACCGGGGTCCGGCGGATGACCGAATGCATCGGCAAATACGGGCTGGAAGCCTGCGCCCACTACGCCCGCGCGCTCATGGACTACTCCGAGCGCATCACCCGGCAGGCCGTGGCCGCCATCCCGGACGGAACCTACGAATTCGAGGACTACCTGGAAGACGACGGCCAGGGCGCCCGGGACATTGCCATCCGCCTGGTCATGACCGTCACCGGCGACCGGGCCCATCTGGACTTTTCAAGGAGCGGCGACCAGGTGCGTGGCAGCGTCAACGCGGTCCGGGCCATCACCCTGTCCGCCGTGCTCTACGTGTTCCGCGCCCTGGCCGCGCGCGACATCCCGGCCAACGCGGGCTGCATGCGCCCCCTGGCCGTGACCACCCGGCCCGGTTCGGTGGTGGACGCGGACTTCCCGGCCGCTGTGGCCGGGGGCAACGTGGAGACCTCCCAGCGGCTGGTGGACGTGCTCCTCGGCGCACTGGCCAAGGCCCTGCCCGAGACCATGCCCGCCGCCTCCCAGGGGACCATGAACAACCTGACCATCGGCGGCCGGTCGGCCAAGGGCCCGTTCGCCTACTACGAGACGCTGGCGGGCGGCATGGGCGCGGGCCCGAACCACGACGGCGAATCCGCCGTGCACTCGCACATGACCAATACCCTGAACACTCCGGTGGAGGCCCTGGAATACGCCTACCCCTTCCTCGTGCGCGAATACGCCATCCTGCGCGGCACGGGCGGCCAAGGTGCCCATCGTGGCGGCGACGGCCTGGTCCGCGAGATCGAGCTGCTGGCCGACGCCGAAGTCACGGTCCTGTCCGAGCGCCGCGCCCGCGCGCCGTTCGGCGTGAACGGCGGCCTGCCCGGCGCGCCCGGCCGCAATGTGCTCATCCGCGACGGCCGACCCGGCCCCGAGCCCGGCAAGTTCCACCAGACCCTGCGCACCGGGGACCGCGTGCGCATCGAAACGCCCGGCGGCGGCGGATTCGGAGAGCCCGAAGGCGACTGA
- the tsaB gene encoding tRNA (adenosine(37)-N6)-threonylcarbamoyltransferase complex dimerization subunit type 1 TsaB has protein sequence MAMPKTTQPRDLTLVLSGPEERLQLVLGQPGPDGLTLLASRQWTVPGQSVRFLVPGLKSVLDEFGLDTSVLGRIACVRGPGSFTGLRLVLAAAEGMAAGLGLPLAGLDYLPLLATGPGPLLAGPLHVLTYARRGLVYMQSFSCPTLNEIAPLDALTLEQAKKHMADIGTEAHLMGTGLRKNPAFFADLTQAEPGYVLLDAASDNPAPERLLAAAERAAFSGESIEPIYVRPSDAEANLDQIAAKRGLDPEEARKKLEALSRA, from the coding sequence ATGGCCATGCCCAAGACCACGCAACCGCGCGACCTGACCCTGGTCCTGTCCGGTCCCGAGGAACGGCTCCAGCTCGTCCTGGGCCAGCCCGGCCCGGACGGCCTGACCCTGCTCGCCTCCCGCCAGTGGACCGTGCCCGGCCAGTCCGTGCGCTTCCTGGTGCCGGGGCTCAAGTCCGTGCTCGACGAGTTCGGCCTGGACACCTCGGTGTTGGGGCGCATCGCCTGCGTGCGCGGCCCGGGCAGCTTCACCGGCCTGCGGCTGGTCCTGGCCGCCGCCGAAGGCATGGCCGCCGGGCTCGGCCTGCCCCTGGCCGGATTGGACTACCTGCCCCTGCTGGCCACCGGCCCCGGCCCGCTGTTGGCCGGTCCGCTCCACGTCCTGACCTACGCCCGGCGCGGCCTGGTCTACATGCAGTCCTTCAGTTGCCCGACGCTCAACGAAATCGCCCCCCTGGACGCCCTCACCCTTGAACAGGCCAAAAAACACATGGCCGACATCGGCACGGAGGCGCACCTCATGGGTACGGGACTACGCAAGAACCCCGCCTTTTTCGCGGACCTGACCCAGGCCGAGCCCGGCTACGTCCTGCTCGACGCCGCCTCCGACAACCCCGCGCCCGAGCGGCTTCTGGCCGCCGCCGAGCGGGCCGCGTTCAGCGGGGAATCCATCGAGCCCATCTACGTGCGCCCGTCCGACGCCGAGGCCAACCTGGACCAGATCGCGGCCAAGCGCGGCCTGGACCCGGAAGAGGCCCGCAAGAAGCTCGAGGCCCTGAGCCGGGCCTAA
- the rseP gene encoding RIP metalloprotease RseP, whose translation MITSIIAIVLVLGGLIFFHELGHFVVARVFGMGVKAFSLGFGPKLVGFTSGKTDYKISLIPLGGYVALAGEQGEEETDFADDKLFSHRPAWQRLCVVAAGPLFNFLLAFLIYWFLVMAQGQAVILPLVGGVLPDSPAAAAGFAKGDMVEAIDGAPIDSWTRMVETIRAADGRSLQVAVDRAGAKLTLTVTPHVSTFKNLFGEDVTVPMVGINQAGQVRYEPIEGIGALTALQHTWAMSEVVVKGFLSIIERLIPVESVGGPIMLAQMVHESAQNGLYALLGMMAIISINLAIINLLPIPVLDGGHILFFALEIVFRRPLNDRWKAMSMRVGLLILLLLMSLAIFNDVRRLLG comes from the coding sequence ATGATCACGAGCATCATCGCCATTGTCCTGGTCCTGGGCGGACTCATCTTCTTCCACGAACTGGGGCACTTTGTCGTGGCCCGTGTCTTCGGCATGGGGGTCAAGGCCTTCTCCCTGGGCTTCGGGCCCAAGCTGGTCGGCTTCACCTCGGGCAAGACCGACTACAAGATATCCCTGATCCCGCTGGGCGGCTATGTGGCCCTGGCCGGCGAACAGGGCGAGGAGGAGACCGACTTCGCGGACGACAAACTCTTCTCCCACCGCCCGGCCTGGCAGCGCCTGTGCGTGGTGGCCGCCGGTCCGCTCTTCAATTTCCTGCTGGCCTTCCTGATCTACTGGTTCCTTGTCATGGCCCAGGGCCAGGCCGTGATCCTGCCCCTGGTGGGCGGGGTCCTGCCCGACTCCCCGGCCGCGGCGGCCGGATTCGCCAAGGGCGACATGGTCGAGGCCATCGACGGCGCGCCGATCGACTCCTGGACCCGGATGGTCGAGACCATCCGCGCGGCCGACGGCAGGTCCCTCCAGGTGGCCGTGGACCGGGCCGGGGCCAAGCTGACCCTGACCGTCACCCCCCACGTCAGCACCTTCAAGAACCTCTTCGGCGAGGACGTCACCGTGCCCATGGTCGGCATCAACCAGGCCGGGCAGGTGCGCTACGAACCGATCGAGGGCATCGGCGCCCTGACCGCCCTGCAGCACACCTGGGCCATGTCCGAGGTGGTGGTCAAAGGATTCTTGTCCATCATCGAGCGGCTCATCCCGGTGGAGTCCGTGGGCGGTCCGATCATGCTCGCCCAGATGGTCCACGAGTCCGCCCAAAACGGCCTCTACGCCCTGCTCGGCATGATGGCGATCATCTCCATCAACCTGGCGATCATCAACCTGCTGCCCATCCCGGTGCTGGACGGCGGGCACATCCTCTTCTTCGCCCTGGAGATCGTCTTCCGCAGACCACTCAACGACCGCTGGAAGGCCATGTCCATGCGCGTGGGGCTGCTCATCCTGCTCCTGCTCATGAGCCTGGCCATCTTCAACGACGTGCGCAGGCTGCTCGGCTAG
- the dxr gene encoding 1-deoxy-D-xylulose-5-phosphate reductoisomerase: MKTYISSWPASVECPPFPRRLAILGATGSIGDSALKVAAKHPERFTVTALAGGRNGKKLAALCARFRPAYAAVLDETARKEFLDHLPTGHAPELLVGPEAYVRLAAMDEVDLVLSSIVGAAGFEPTLAAAEAGKMIGLANKESLVLGGHLIRAACKASGAVILPVDSEHNALFQGLAGHGADHEIKRLILTASGGPFRGHDRAFLETVTRDQALAHPNWSMGAKISIDSATLMNKGLELIEACHLYGLPPEMVGVVVHPQSIVHSLVEYVDGSQLAHLGTPDMQVPIAHCLCFPERVTVDVPRLDLASVGTLTFEEPDLDAFPCLRLAREAFDAGPSHPIVLNAVNEIAVEAFLGERIGFTDIPTMIEAGLDRHAPVDVSTPEAVLALDHEVRRETEARL; encoded by the coding sequence ATGAAAACCTACATCTCCTCCTGGCCCGCCTCGGTGGAATGCCCGCCCTTTCCGCGCAGGCTCGCCATCCTCGGGGCCACCGGCTCCATCGGCGATTCGGCCCTGAAGGTCGCGGCCAAGCACCCGGAGCGGTTCACGGTCACGGCCCTGGCCGGAGGCCGCAACGGAAAGAAGCTGGCCGCGCTGTGCGCCAGGTTCCGCCCCGCCTACGCCGCCGTGCTCGACGAGACGGCGCGCAAGGAATTTCTCGACCACCTGCCGACCGGCCACGCGCCCGAACTCCTGGTCGGCCCCGAGGCCTACGTGCGCCTGGCCGCCATGGACGAGGTCGACCTGGTCCTCTCGTCCATCGTCGGGGCCGCCGGGTTCGAGCCCACCCTGGCGGCGGCCGAGGCGGGCAAGATGATCGGCCTGGCCAACAAGGAGTCGCTGGTCCTGGGCGGGCACCTCATCCGCGCGGCCTGCAAGGCGTCCGGGGCCGTGATCCTGCCCGTGGACTCCGAGCATAACGCGCTGTTCCAAGGCCTGGCCGGACACGGTGCGGACCACGAGATCAAGCGCCTGATCCTGACCGCCTCGGGCGGCCCGTTCCGGGGCCACGACCGGGCGTTCCTCGAGACCGTCACCCGCGACCAGGCCCTGGCCCACCCCAACTGGAGCATGGGCGCCAAGATTTCCATCGACTCGGCCACGTTGATGAACAAGGGGCTGGAACTGATCGAGGCCTGCCACCTGTACGGGCTGCCGCCGGAAATGGTCGGCGTGGTCGTCCACCCCCAGTCCATCGTCCACTCCCTGGTGGAGTACGTGGACGGCTCCCAGCTGGCCCACCTGGGCACCCCGGACATGCAGGTGCCCATCGCCCACTGCCTGTGCTTCCCGGAGCGGGTCACGGTGGACGTGCCCCGGCTCGACCTGGCCTCGGTGGGCACCTTGACCTTCGAGGAGCCGGACCTGGACGCCTTCCCCTGCCTGCGCCTGGCCCGCGAGGCCTTCGACGCCGGACCGAGCCACCCCATCGTGCTCAACGCGGTCAACGAAATCGCGGTGGAGGCCTTCCTCGGGGAACGCATCGGCTTCACAGACATACCGACCATGATCGAGGCCGGGCTTGACCGCCACGCCCCTGTGGACGTATCCACGCCCGAGGCGGTCCTGGCCCTGGACCACGAGGTCCGGCGGGAAACCGAGGCCCGCCTCTAG
- a CDS encoding phosphatidate cytidylyltransferase, whose product MDISPHKQRIATSAVLATLPALALIFQGWVLFAVLALFSVLTLWEFYSMFRPVQSMTAFKSLGAACTFLLMGAYTTGDARYPGVILALAFWASSMVFLLRYNKDVTASYRHAAVFLAGLFYIPLNFHFFLYFDRLEILLVLGAAVLSDTAAFYAGSLFGKRKIWPRISPKKSWAGSIGGMTACTVGTMAWGLFLGLPEVAWWKWLLLGMALNVAAQMGDFFESALKRSLDIKDSGTILPGHGGLLDRVDSLLLVIPCYGLISMFQPFFP is encoded by the coding sequence ATGGATATCTCCCCGCACAAGCAACGAATCGCCACCAGCGCCGTCCTGGCCACGCTCCCCGCCCTGGCCCTGATCTTCCAGGGATGGGTCCTGTTCGCGGTTCTCGCCCTGTTCAGCGTCCTGACCCTGTGGGAATTCTACTCCATGTTCCGGCCCGTGCAGTCCATGACCGCCTTCAAGTCGCTGGGCGCGGCCTGCACCTTCCTGCTCATGGGGGCCTACACCACCGGGGACGCCCGCTATCCCGGGGTCATCCTGGCCCTGGCCTTCTGGGCCTCGTCCATGGTCTTCCTGCTGCGTTACAACAAGGACGTCACCGCGTCCTACCGCCACGCGGCCGTCTTCCTGGCCGGGCTGTTCTACATCCCGTTGAATTTTCATTTCTTCCTCTATTTCGACCGGCTGGAAATCCTGCTCGTCCTGGGCGCGGCCGTGCTCTCGGACACCGCCGCATTCTACGCGGGCTCCCTGTTCGGCAAGAGGAAGATCTGGCCGCGCATCAGCCCCAAGAAGTCCTGGGCCGGGTCCATCGGCGGCATGACCGCCTGCACCGTGGGCACCATGGCCTGGGGGCTCTTCCTCGGCCTGCCCGAGGTGGCCTGGTGGAAGTGGCTGCTGCTCGGCATGGCCCTGAACGTGGCCGCCCAGATGGGCGACTTCTTCGAGTCCGCGCTCAAGCGCTCCCTGGACATCAAGGATTCCGGGACCATCCTGCCCGGCCACGGCGGCCTGCTCGACAGGGTGGACAGCCTGCTTCTGGTCATCCCCTGCTACGGCCTGATCTCCATGTTCCAGCCGTTCTTCCCCTAG
- the uppS gene encoding polyprenyl diphosphate synthase: protein MHIPTHIAIIMDGNGRWAKQRGLQRSDGHRAGTEAARAVVTRCRELGVRHLTLYTFSKENWSRPKDEVRTLFDLLTTFLKREEKSLKEQGIRLQVLGEIDDMPLAVRQVLRHVIRQTADCGEMTLNLALNYSGREEILRAARALAAKGVSPEAITEEVFANELWTAGQPDPDLVIRTSGELRLSNYLLFQSAYSEFYFTDIYWPDFTPTELEKAIADLNGRQRRFGKTGDQLDGA from the coding sequence ATGCATATTCCCACCCACATAGCCATCATCATGGATGGCAACGGCCGGTGGGCGAAACAGCGCGGGTTGCAGCGATCCGACGGCCACAGGGCCGGGACCGAGGCGGCCCGCGCCGTCGTCACCCGCTGCCGCGAGCTCGGCGTTCGCCATCTCACCCTGTACACCTTCTCCAAGGAGAACTGGTCGCGCCCCAAGGACGAGGTCAGGACCCTGTTCGACCTGCTGACCACCTTCCTCAAGCGGGAGGAAAAGAGCCTCAAGGAACAGGGCATCCGCCTCCAGGTCCTGGGCGAGATCGACGACATGCCCCTGGCCGTGCGCCAAGTGCTCCGGCACGTCATCCGCCAGACCGCCGATTGCGGGGAAATGACCCTGAACCTGGCGCTCAACTACTCGGGCCGGGAGGAAATCCTCCGCGCGGCCCGGGCATTGGCGGCCAAAGGCGTCTCGCCCGAGGCGATCACCGAAGAGGTCTTCGCGAACGAGTTGTGGACCGCGGGCCAGCCCGATCCGGACCTGGTCATCCGCACCAGCGGGGAGTTGCGGCTGTCCAACTACCTGCTCTTCCAGTCCGCCTACTCCGAGTTCTACTTCACGGACATCTACTGGCCGGACTTCACCCCGACGGAACTGGAGAAGGCCATAGCGGACCTGAACGGCCGCCAGCGCCGCTTCGGCAAGACCGGCGACCAGCTGGACGGCGCATAG
- the frr gene encoding ribosome recycling factor produces MQTVLDDGKKRMAGAIGALDKEFGKLRTGRATTALVDSIQVDYYGTPTPISQLSSVSVPDSKTITIQPWDKGAFGAVEKAIQSSDLGLNPVNDGKIIRISIPPLTEERRKELVKVAKKYTEDAKIAIRNVRRDMNDALKKMEKDKDISEDDLRRSEAEVQKMTDDYVKKADEVMAAKEKEILEI; encoded by the coding sequence ATGCAAACCGTACTCGACGACGGCAAAAAGAGAATGGCCGGCGCCATCGGCGCCCTGGACAAGGAATTCGGCAAGCTGCGCACGGGCCGCGCCACCACCGCCCTGGTTGACTCCATCCAGGTGGACTACTACGGCACGCCCACGCCCATCAGCCAGCTCTCCTCCGTGTCCGTGCCCGACTCCAAGACCATCACCATCCAGCCCTGGGACAAGGGCGCGTTCGGCGCGGTGGAAAAGGCCATCCAGTCCTCGGACCTGGGGTTGAACCCGGTCAACGACGGCAAGATCATCCGCATCTCCATCCCGCCCCTGACCGAGGAGCGCCGCAAGGAGCTGGTCAAGGTGGCCAAGAAATACACCGAGGACGCCAAGATCGCCATCCGCAACGTGCGCCGCGACATGAACGACGCGCTCAAGAAGATGGAAAAGGACAAGGACATCTCCGAGGACGACCTGCGCCGCAGCGAGGCCGAGGTCCAGAAGATGACCGACGACTACGTCAAGAAGGCCGACGAAGTCATGGCCGCCAAGGAAAAAGAAATCCTCGAAATCTAG
- the pyrH gene encoding UMP kinase: MTKTRYSRILLKLSGEALAGDQQFGIEPEAIGQFAKEIAEVAATGLQIALVIGGGNIFRGMAASAKGMDRAQGDYMGMLATVMNALAVQDALEKNGCDTRVMTALSMADVAEPYIRRRALRHMDKGRVVICAAGTGNPYFTTDSAAALRALELKCDAIFKATKVDGVYDKDPVKFDDAVKYETVSYMETLEKRLGVMDSTAISMARDNNLPIIVFNLHKEGNIRRAANGETIGTIVQGD, from the coding sequence ATGACCAAGACGCGTTATTCGCGGATTCTACTGAAACTGAGCGGCGAGGCGCTGGCCGGGGACCAGCAGTTCGGCATCGAGCCCGAGGCCATCGGGCAGTTCGCCAAGGAGATCGCCGAAGTGGCCGCCACCGGCCTGCAGATCGCCCTCGTCATCGGCGGCGGCAACATCTTTCGCGGCATGGCCGCCTCGGCCAAGGGCATGGACCGCGCCCAGGGCGACTACATGGGCATGCTGGCCACGGTCATGAACGCCCTGGCCGTCCAGGACGCGCTCGAAAAGAACGGCTGCGACACCCGGGTCATGACCGCCCTGTCCATGGCCGACGTGGCCGAGCCGTACATCCGCCGCCGGGCGTTGCGGCACATGGACAAGGGCCGCGTGGTTATCTGCGCCGCCGGTACCGGCAACCCCTACTTCACCACGGATTCGGCCGCGGCCCTGCGCGCGCTGGAACTCAAGTGCGACGCCATTTTCAAGGCCACCAAGGTGGACGGCGTGTACGACAAGGACCCGGTCAAGTTCGACGACGCGGTCAAGTACGAAACCGTCTCGTACATGGAAACCCTGGAAAAGCGGCTCGGCGTCATGGACTCCACCGCCATTTCCATGGCCAGGGACAACAACCTGCCGATCATCGTCTTCAACCTGCACAAGGAAGGCAACATCCGCAGGGCCGCCAACGGCGAAACCATCGGAACCATTGTTCAAGGAGACTAA